Proteins from one Chitinophaga oryzae genomic window:
- the lpdA gene encoding dihydrolipoyl dehydrogenase: protein MENQYDVVVIGSGPGGYVAAIRASQLGYRVAIVEKYSTLGGTCTNVGCIPAKSLLDSSEHYHQAEVQFKAHGINTGGISLDFGQFIRRKGEVVAQNTAGLVYLMKKNKIQVYHGVGSFTDATHLKVTAADKTEAVLTSRYFIIATGSKPSTIPGVAIDKKRIITSTESLSLPEKPASMVIIGGGVIGVELASVYARIGTSVTIIEYTDNLIPTMDRELGKALQKSLRQLKINLLLGSKVQSAVNNGDTATVKFLDQQGAPQEIKADYCLVAVGRRAYTDGLNLQAAGIQTAKNGKITVNEKLQTNVPNIYAIGDVIDGPMLAHKAEEEGVFAAETIHGLHPHLNYALVPGVVYTWPEVAAVGATEEQLKAQNVEYKAGKFPYMASARARASMDTDGFVKVLVSPKYGEILGVHIIGPRAADVIAQSVLAIEQEMTAEEMIRSCYAHPTYAEALKDAYLIATGQGAINI, encoded by the coding sequence ATGGAAAATCAATATGACGTTGTGGTGATCGGCTCCGGCCCCGGTGGTTATGTAGCCGCTATCCGCGCCTCCCAGCTGGGCTACCGGGTGGCTATCGTAGAGAAATACAGCACCCTCGGCGGCACCTGCACCAATGTAGGCTGTATCCCCGCCAAATCATTGCTGGACAGCTCCGAGCACTACCATCAGGCGGAAGTGCAGTTTAAAGCGCATGGTATCAATACCGGCGGCATCAGTCTCGACTTCGGCCAGTTTATCCGCCGCAAGGGAGAGGTGGTAGCACAGAATACGGCGGGGCTGGTATACCTGATGAAAAAAAACAAGATACAGGTATACCACGGTGTAGGCAGCTTTACAGACGCCACGCACCTGAAAGTAACTGCTGCCGATAAGACGGAAGCTGTATTAACCAGCCGTTACTTTATCATCGCTACCGGTTCCAAACCTTCTACCATCCCGGGGGTAGCCATTGATAAAAAGAGAATCATCACTTCCACGGAAAGCCTGTCCCTGCCGGAGAAGCCAGCCTCCATGGTGATCATCGGCGGTGGCGTGATCGGTGTGGAACTGGCGTCCGTTTATGCACGTATAGGCACCAGCGTTACCATCATAGAATATACCGACAACCTGATACCCACCATGGACCGCGAGCTGGGCAAAGCGCTGCAGAAATCGCTTCGCCAGCTGAAGATCAACCTGCTGCTGGGCAGCAAGGTGCAATCGGCAGTCAATAACGGCGATACTGCTACGGTGAAATTCCTGGACCAGCAGGGCGCACCACAGGAGATCAAGGCCGACTATTGCCTTGTGGCGGTAGGCAGAAGGGCCTATACCGACGGGCTCAATTTACAGGCCGCCGGTATTCAGACCGCGAAAAACGGGAAGATCACCGTCAACGAAAAACTGCAGACCAATGTGCCCAACATCTACGCCATCGGCGATGTGATCGACGGGCCTATGCTGGCCCACAAAGCAGAAGAGGAGGGCGTTTTCGCCGCGGAAACGATACACGGCCTGCACCCGCATCTCAACTATGCCCTGGTGCCCGGCGTCGTATATACGTGGCCGGAAGTGGCGGCGGTCGGTGCTACGGAAGAACAACTGAAAGCGCAGAACGTGGAATACAAAGCCGGCAAATTCCCTTACATGGCCAGCGCCCGTGCCCGTGCTTCCATGGACACGGACGGTTTTGTGAAAGTGCTGGTATCGCCGAAATACGGAGAGATACTGGGCGTACATATCATCGGTCCCCGCGCGGCAGATGTGATAGCGCAATCCGTGCTGGCTATTGAACAGGAGATGACGGCGGAGGAAATGATCCGTTCCTGCTACGCACATCCCACTTATGCAGAAGCACTGAAAGATGCTTACCTCATCGCTACCGGTCAGGGTGCAATCAATATCTAA
- a CDS encoding RtcB family protein gives MRSIAFYCDAHSVERNAMDQLQQYSQKPFVDGISAFTDIHYCAEKALPVGVAFKTSDYFYPLITGKDIGCGVMYLKTDKQHWLRPFDKDAHYRAFAQAHTQMTDDGLGGGNHFLSIEEDNDAVYIICHTGTRDRGIALYQHCIQLTRDFSQAYGREVDYVHRDFVQPDFFRYYQDILQFGYERRKNFCVKTMIFLQNANYLKCNKGAIDKGYLQRNYKDLGDEGVLYGTPYQLEDSIHNHLRFSDKEIMHRKGSTELQQGRTVVIPLSMSRGSLLAKAGYLPGAAEALYSCSHGAGRRLSRFEAMKYWKTVLKEKQRRAYKEQFSELLDRSGNFPSGYIQEFDFAYKDASDVFRYQPYLQKVTQTTPVVTVKYTEI, from the coding sequence ATGCGATCTATTGCATTCTATTGTGATGCACATAGTGTTGAGCGCAACGCTATGGATCAGTTGCAGCAGTACTCCCAAAAACCGTTTGTAGACGGCATCAGCGCGTTTACGGATATTCACTATTGCGCCGAGAAGGCCCTGCCGGTAGGCGTGGCATTTAAAACCAGCGATTATTTCTACCCGTTGATCACCGGTAAGGATATCGGGTGCGGCGTGATGTATCTTAAAACCGATAAACAGCACTGGCTGCGGCCATTCGATAAAGATGCCCACTACCGGGCGTTTGCACAGGCCCACACCCAGATGACCGACGACGGTCTGGGTGGCGGTAACCATTTCCTCTCCATAGAGGAAGATAACGACGCCGTATATATTATATGCCATACCGGTACGCGGGACAGGGGCATTGCGCTGTATCAGCACTGTATACAGCTGACCCGCGATTTCTCGCAGGCATACGGCCGGGAGGTGGACTATGTGCATCGTGATTTTGTACAGCCGGATTTTTTCCGGTACTACCAGGACATCCTGCAATTCGGATACGAAAGGCGTAAAAATTTCTGTGTGAAGACTATGATCTTTTTACAGAACGCCAATTATCTGAAATGTAACAAGGGCGCTATCGACAAGGGCTACCTGCAGCGCAACTACAAAGACCTGGGCGACGAAGGCGTGTTGTATGGAACACCGTATCAACTGGAAGATTCCATTCACAATCACCTGCGGTTCTCCGACAAGGAGATCATGCACCGCAAAGGCAGCACAGAGCTGCAGCAGGGCAGGACCGTGGTGATCCCGCTGTCTATGTCCCGGGGCAGCCTGCTGGCCAAAGCCGGTTACCTGCCGGGTGCGGCCGAGGCGCTGTATTCCTGCTCCCATGGCGCAGGCAGACGGTTATCGCGTTTTGAAGCGATGAAATACTGGAAAACCGTTTTGAAGGAGAAACAACGCAGGGCTTATAAGGAGCAGTTCAGTGAGCTGCTCGACCGGTCAGGCAATTTTCCCTCCGGGTATATCCAGGAGTTTGATTTCGCTTACAAGGACGCGTCGGATGTTTTCCGCTACCAGCCTTACCTGCAAAAGGTGACACAAACAACACCGGTGGTGACGGTTAAATACACCGAGATTTAA
- a CDS encoding Crp/Fnr family transcriptional regulator produces the protein MQSLRTFFAQHHPLKATTMRQATALFSPATLRKNHFFIREGEIARNLAFLESGIVRGFYRKDNGEEFNKVLFSAPSFIGDYASLICGRPALVSQQALTDARIWVADYRQFTLLYETCPDLERFARKWAEAIFVQKEQREIELASLDAARRYHNFRKAFPEVEQQIPQYHIASWLGISPSHLSRIRRKITVT, from the coding sequence ATGCAATCGCTCCGCACTTTCTTTGCTCAGCATCACCCGCTGAAAGCCACTACCATGCGGCAGGCAACTGCTTTGTTCTCGCCCGCCACACTACGTAAAAACCACTTCTTCATCCGTGAAGGTGAAATCGCCAGAAACCTGGCTTTCCTGGAAAGCGGGATTGTACGCGGTTTCTACAGAAAAGACAATGGCGAAGAATTCAACAAAGTATTGTTTTCCGCCCCCTCCTTCATCGGTGACTATGCATCGCTCATCTGCGGCAGACCGGCACTGGTGTCCCAGCAGGCGCTGACAGACGCCCGCATATGGGTGGCCGACTACCGGCAGTTTACCCTGCTTTATGAAACATGCCCTGACCTCGAACGTTTTGCACGCAAATGGGCAGAAGCAATTTTCGTCCAGAAAGAACAACGGGAAATAGAACTGGCATCCCTCGACGCCGCCCGCCGGTATCATAATTTCCGGAAAGCATTCCCCGAGGTGGAACAGCAGATACCACAATATCATATCGCCTCCTGGCTGGGCATCTCCCCTTCCCACCTCAGCCGCATCCGCCGGAAAATCACCGTTACCTGA
- a CDS encoding darcynin family protein, whose amino-acid sequence MNYTIILLVKATPQWLTLPRLQRDKFVQTEVRAVLDKFAGQCSIRLFDCDFTHAHVSDFMIIETANLEQYGYLIGYLRESKTLAAPYFEIKDIIIGVPNNFRGSMDIDDIRQAV is encoded by the coding sequence ATGAACTACACGATTATTCTTTTGGTGAAAGCTACCCCGCAATGGCTGACGCTCCCACGGCTGCAGCGCGACAAGTTTGTGCAAACGGAAGTCCGGGCCGTTCTGGACAAATTTGCCGGCCAGTGCAGCATCCGGCTATTTGACTGCGACTTTACCCATGCGCATGTTTCTGATTTTATGATCATTGAAACCGCTAACCTGGAGCAATACGGCTACCTGATAGGTTATCTCCGGGAGTCCAAAACACTCGCGGCGCCCTATTTTGAAATAAAGGACATCATTATCGGCGTTCCCAATAATTTCAGGGGATCTATGGATATCGATGATATCAGGCAGGCGGTGTAA
- a CDS encoding carboxypeptidase-like regulatory domain-containing protein, producing MADIIPVNALVAVGGKGAGTCERNDIRPFRPFRDAGVSVMSTSGAGTVTDSMGRYVIRLTLADSLSFSYQGKATMKFPVNEIHPNRPFDMKLHVDVTTLPTVVVSSNRLKDYSADSAAFRDEYRKVFDYAPSLLGGTSGPGGVGINLDMIFNAKKIKRMEAFRELLERDEQEKYVDHRFNKALVKKITGLESPALEAFMKQYRPTYAMFSYFRNDYEYYLYIRDNGRHFARVWALEHPAAKDPAGLQIIPGH from the coding sequence ATGGCTGATATTATTCCTGTTAATGCTCTTGTTGCAGTTGGCGGCAAGGGCGCAGGTACGTGTGAGCGGAACGATATACGACCGTTCCGGCCGTTTCGGGATGCCGGGGTAAGTGTAATGAGCACTTCGGGCGCGGGCACTGTGACGGATTCGATGGGGCGTTATGTGATCCGGCTTACGCTGGCAGACTCCCTGAGTTTTTCTTACCAGGGAAAGGCCACGATGAAGTTCCCTGTTAACGAGATCCATCCCAACCGCCCGTTTGATATGAAACTGCATGTGGATGTCACTACATTGCCCACGGTGGTGGTTTCCTCGAACCGGTTAAAAGACTATTCTGCCGACTCCGCGGCATTCCGTGACGAATACCGGAAAGTTTTTGATTATGCGCCCTCGTTACTCGGAGGCACCAGTGGTCCGGGTGGCGTGGGCATCAACCTGGATATGATCTTTAATGCGAAAAAAATAAAGCGCATGGAGGCTTTCCGGGAACTGCTCGAGCGGGATGAGCAGGAAAAATATGTGGACCATCGTTTTAATAAAGCGCTGGTGAAGAAGATTACCGGTCTTGAATCACCAGCGCTGGAAGCGTTCATGAAACAGTATCGCCCCACCTATGCCATGTTCAGTTATTTCCGCAATGACTACGAATATTACCTCTATATCCGGGACAACGGCCGTCACTTCGCCAGGGTGTGGGCCCTGGAACACCCTGCGGCGAAAGATCCTGCCGGTTTACAGATCATACCGGGGCATTAG
- a CDS encoding tetratricopeptide repeat-containing sensor histidine kinase: MRTTLLFLCCVFFTTVLKAQSPTDKRYLDSLESVFARARTDSEKIRAAVLISSYWVYTDTVKAMAIIDKVEPLAKGKPYYEGLLISVRANASVFVDDFEKGQQRLMAAERIFEKQETPEAYGQRARLWYNYAFIEQRQGHDKEFLRIILERCIPYGEKSKENGLLSQYYSAVGVAFMNEREYDKAIQYQQKAIDRYKEEGQKDDFIIWNYLRMATCYIYKKDLPKAKQNLDIVSAMPESKEERSYTSLYYTTYAQYYGGMKQFDAALQAIDAGMKAAQHLNQGHRYSALLYQKYSLLKDMKRYREAKAILVTLSTDQTFIGHEKNQLTLKKEMAEIMASLGDYKGAYEMMMAHKEQNDSVNNQVVRRQVEELEIQYRNAEHEKKIAVLESEKKEAAARARNQALFNWLLSTVALILLILAAFSWLFYRNQKKLSAQEEVNHRQQVKEMQQQQQLVATEAMLEGAERERRRVARELHDGLGGLLSGIRIKLSGVSRSDEELDKIIHQVDNAVSEVRRIAHNMMPETLARFGVETALQELCDSLQTPQTVIHFEAFDIRKDMPVSAQLAIYRIVQEALSNALRYADAKNIVVQCSQNGHTFFITVEDDGKGFDPRRPQRIGIGLTSMENRARYLNGRLELDSQPGAGTTIHVELDLETKSREINTLQEV, from the coding sequence ATGCGAACCACCCTTCTTTTTCTTTGCTGTGTTTTTTTCACCACCGTGCTGAAAGCGCAAAGCCCGACCGACAAGCGGTACCTCGACAGCCTCGAATCCGTTTTTGCCCGGGCGCGTACCGACAGCGAAAAAATACGCGCTGCGGTGCTGATATCCAGCTACTGGGTGTATACCGATACCGTTAAAGCAATGGCCATCATAGACAAAGTTGAGCCCCTGGCCAAAGGCAAGCCTTACTACGAAGGCCTGCTGATTTCCGTGCGCGCCAATGCCAGCGTGTTTGTCGATGATTTCGAAAAAGGACAGCAACGGCTGATGGCGGCAGAACGCATCTTTGAAAAACAGGAGACACCTGAAGCTTACGGCCAGCGGGCACGCCTCTGGTACAACTACGCCTTTATCGAACAACGTCAGGGACACGACAAAGAATTTCTCCGTATTATACTGGAGCGTTGTATCCCCTACGGAGAGAAGTCAAAGGAAAACGGGCTGTTGTCCCAGTATTATTCCGCCGTGGGGGTGGCTTTTATGAACGAACGTGAATACGACAAAGCCATTCAATACCAGCAAAAAGCCATCGACAGATATAAGGAAGAAGGACAGAAAGACGATTTCATCATCTGGAACTACCTCCGGATGGCTACCTGCTATATCTATAAAAAGGACCTGCCGAAGGCAAAACAAAACCTGGACATCGTGTCGGCGATGCCCGAATCCAAAGAAGAGCGTTCCTATACCTCGCTCTACTATACCACCTATGCACAGTATTACGGCGGCATGAAACAGTTCGACGCAGCGCTGCAGGCTATTGACGCCGGCATGAAAGCGGCGCAACATCTCAACCAGGGCCATCGCTACAGCGCCCTGCTGTACCAGAAATATTCCCTGCTGAAAGACATGAAACGCTACCGGGAAGCCAAAGCAATACTGGTCACGCTTTCCACCGATCAAACTTTCATCGGCCACGAGAAAAACCAGCTGACGCTCAAAAAAGAAATGGCCGAGATCATGGCCAGCCTCGGTGACTATAAAGGCGCCTATGAGATGATGATGGCGCACAAAGAGCAGAATGACAGCGTCAACAACCAGGTGGTGCGCAGACAGGTGGAAGAACTGGAAATTCAATACCGTAATGCAGAGCACGAAAAGAAAATAGCCGTACTGGAATCGGAAAAAAAGGAAGCCGCAGCCAGGGCCCGCAACCAGGCGCTGTTCAACTGGCTGCTCAGCACCGTGGCGCTCATCCTGCTGATATTGGCCGCTTTCTCCTGGCTGTTTTACCGCAACCAGAAAAAACTGTCTGCCCAGGAAGAAGTCAACCACCGCCAGCAAGTAAAAGAAATGCAGCAACAGCAGCAGTTGGTGGCCACAGAAGCCATGCTGGAAGGCGCCGAACGCGAACGCCGCCGGGTGGCCCGGGAACTGCATGACGGCCTGGGTGGCCTGTTGTCGGGCATCCGGATAAAACTGAGCGGTGTGTCGCGGTCCGACGAAGAGCTGGATAAAATCATTCACCAGGTAGACAATGCTGTGTCCGAAGTGCGCCGCATTGCCCACAATATGATGCCGGAAACCCTCGCCCGCTTTGGCGTGGAGACAGCCCTGCAGGAACTGTGCGACTCGCTGCAGACGCCACAGACCGTCATTCATTTCGAAGCTTTCGATATCCGGAAAGACATGCCTGTTTCTGCCCAACTGGCCATTTACCGCATTGTACAGGAAGCTCTCTCCAACGCCCTGCGGTATGCTGACGCCAAAAACATTGTCGTGCAATGCAGCCAGAACGGGCACACGTTTTTTATCACAGTGGAAGACGATGGTAAAGGCTTTGATCCCCGGCGTCCGCAACGTATCGGAATCGGCCTCACCAGCATGGAAAACCGCGCCCGCTACCTCAACGGTAGACTGGAGCTCGACAGCCAGCCCGGCGCCGGCACTACCATCCATGTGGAATTGGACCTGGAGACAAAAAGCAGGGAAATCAATACCTTACAGGAAGTCTGA
- a CDS encoding YciI family protein — translation MQEFLVIIRGGKDPGLGSAQEMQEHLQHWQRWLGELMASGNYVAGQNLEPQGLTVLSNATVTDRPLAEGKELVAGYLVLRADSAAAAAELAKGCPGLPFGCTLEIRGIRQLH, via the coding sequence ATGCAGGAATTTTTAGTGATCATCCGGGGCGGAAAAGACCCTGGCCTCGGCTCCGCGCAGGAAATGCAGGAACATCTGCAACACTGGCAACGCTGGCTGGGCGAACTGATGGCCTCCGGCAACTATGTGGCCGGTCAGAACCTGGAACCGCAGGGACTGACAGTACTCAGCAACGCCACGGTTACCGACAGGCCGCTGGCAGAAGGCAAAGAACTGGTAGCAGGCTACCTCGTGTTGCGGGCCGATAGCGCCGCTGCCGCAGCAGAACTGGCCAAAGGCTGTCCGGGCCTGCCTTTCGGCTGTACGCTGGAAATACGTGGCATCAGACAGTTACATTAA